In Erigeron canadensis isolate Cc75 chromosome 1, C_canadensis_v1, whole genome shotgun sequence, a single window of DNA contains:
- the LOC122604142 gene encoding aspartate aminotransferase, chloroplastic, translating to MASVILSFPSAFPSAVVSFQDKCKDKTKSGSSFKNAFFGKEKQPLSMNKKSNGRITMAVAVNTSRFDNITMAPADPILGVSEAFKADTSDMKLNLGVGAYRTEELQPYVLKVVKKAENLMLERGENKEYLPIEGLAAFNKATAELLFGADNSVLHEQRVATIQGLSGTGSLRVAAALIERYFPGAKVLISSPTWGNHKNIFNDARVPWSEYRYYDPKTVGLDFDGMIADIKAAPEGSFVLLHGCAHNPTGIDPTPEQWEKIADVIQEKNHISFFDVAYQGFASGSLDEDASSVRLFAARGMELLVAQSYSKNLGLYAERVGAINVLCSSADAAVRVKSQLKRIARPMYSNPPVHGARIVANVVGNPDFFNEWKEEMEMMAGRIKSVRQKLYNNLSAKDKSGKDWSFVLKQIGMFSFTGLNKAQSDNMTDKWHIYMTKDGRISLAGLSAAKCEYLADAIIDSYHNVS from the exons ATGGCTTCGGTGATACTTTCGTTTCCGTCAGCCTTTCCGTCAGCTGTCGTGTCTTTCCAAGACAAGTGCAAG GACAAAACTAAGTCTGGAAGCTCGTTTAAAAACGCTTTCTTTGGAAAGGAAAAACAACCTCTTTCTATGAACAAAAAG TCGAATGGTCGAATAACCATGGCTGTAGCTGTCAACACTTCACGATTTGATAACATAACAATGGCTCCTGCCGACCCCATTCTTGGAGTTTCTGAAGCGTTCAAAGCTGACACAAGTGATATGAAGCTCAACCTTGGTGTTGGAGCATATCGTACTGAAGAACTCCAGCCATATGTGCTCAAAGTTGTCAAAAAG GCTGAGAATCTAATGCTGGAAAGGGGTGAAAACAAAGAG TATCTTCCGATTGAAGGTTTGGCTGCATTCAACAAAGCCACAGCTGAGTTGTTGTTTGGAGCAGATAATTCAGTCCTTCATGAACAAAGA GTTGCCACCATTCAAGGTCTATCAGGGACTGGGTCCCTTAGAGTTGCTGCGGCACTAATTGAGCGATACTTCCCTGGAGCTAAAGTTTTAATATCATCTCCAACATGGG GTAATCACAAGAATATTTTCAATGATGCTAGAGTTCCTTGGTCCGAGTACCGGTACTATGATCCAAAAACAGTCGGCCTAGATTTTGATGGGATGATTGCAGACATAAAA GCAGCTCCCGAAGGATCCTTTGTGCTTCTTCATGGGTGTGCTCACAACCCAACTGGCATTGATCCAACTCCTGAACAGTGGGAGAAAATTGCCGATGTCATTCAAGAGAAGAACCATATATCATTTTTTGATGTTGCTTATCag GGATTCGCTAGTGGAAGTCTTGATGAAGATGCGTCTTCTGTTAGGTTGTTTGCTGCACGTGGAATGGAGCTTCTAGTTGCACAATCATACAGTAAAAATCTTGGTCTTTATGCCGAGAGGGTTGGGGCAATTAATGTTTTATGCTCATCAGCTGATGCAGCTGTGAG GGTGAAGAGCCAATTGAAAAGAATTGCCAGGCCAATGTACTCAAATCCTCCCGTTCACGGGGCTCGTATTGTTGCTAATGTTGTAGGAAATCCAGATTTCTTTAACGAGTGGAAAGAGGAAATGGAAATGATGGCTGGAAGAATCAAAAGTGTGAGGCAAAAGTTGTACAATAATCTCTCTGCTAAGGACAAGAGCGGAAAGGACTGGTCTTTTGTTCTTAAGCAGATTGGCATGTTTTCTTTTACCGGTCTAAACAAAGCTCAG AGCGATAATATGACTGATAAATGGCACATTTACATGACAAAAGACGGAAGAATATCATTGGCTGGGTTATCTGCTGCAAAATGCGAGTATCTGGCTGATGCCATCATCGATTCTTACCACAATGTCAGTTAG
- the LOC122583420 gene encoding probable receptor-like protein kinase At1g80640, whose amino-acid sequence MKLFLAFLLILNSNFQITTIYARPTNLFHTSFHEIAPIPSMPNISQGTQVGNSPTPSQQQSHSNKKLVIGLIAASSFTGLILLPLTCLLICCRKKIFKSRKFGSKKLDSLRGLPLSSFISRTNSTFKPNSQRPSVDVMEYELLKTATNDFQESEILGSGGFGCVYKGQLDDKSFVAVKRLDNQTRDALKEFQTEVDILSRVQHPNIINLLGYCVHNETKLLVYELMENGSLDSQLHGPASGSNLTWHCRMKIALDTARGLEYLHEHCKPSVIHRDLKTSNILLDSKFNAKLADFGLAVTEGANSKNIKLSGTLGYVAPEYLLDGKLTDKSDVYAFGVVLLELLLRRRPVEKLTSSECQSIVTWAMPQLTDRSKLPNAIDPVIRDTMDLKHLYQVAAVAVLCVQPEPSYRPLITDVLHSLVPLVPIELGGTLRVGEIKVAATLEP is encoded by the exons ATGAAACTTTTCTTGGCTTTTCTACTAATCTTGaattcaaattttcaaattacCACCATTTATGCAAGACCCACAAATCTTTTTCACACATCTTTTCATGAAATTGCCCCAATCCCTTCAATGCCCAATATCTCTCAAG GAACTCAAGTTGGTAATAGCCCAACCCCAAGCCAACAGCAATCACATTCAAATAAAAAGCTTGTTATAGGCCTCATTGCAGCTTCGTCATTCACGGGTCTCATTTTATTGCCTTTAACTTGTTTGTTAATATGCTGCAGAAAGAAAATATTCAAATCCAGAAAATTTGGCTCAAAAAAATTAG ATTCATTAAGAGGGCTTCCATTGAGTTCATTCATTAGCAGAACTAATAGTACTTTCAAACCCAATAGCCAAAGGCCATCAGTAGATGTTATGGAATACGAGTTACTAAAAACCGCAACAAATGATTTCCAGGAAAGTGAAATATTAGGCTCTGGTGGATTCGGGTGTGTGTATAAAGGTCAACTGGATGATAAGTCATTCGTTGCTGTTAAACGACTAGATAATCAGACTCGAGATGCCCTTAAAGAGTTTCAG ACAGAAGTTGATATATTGAGTAGAGTTCAACATCCAAACATAATTAACTTATTGGGATATTGTGTTCATAATGAAACCAAGTTACTTGTTTATGAACTAATGGAAAATGGTTCTTTAGACTCTCAGTTACACG GGCCTGCGAGTGGATCCAATTTAACATGGCATTGCAGGATGAAAATTGCACTAGATACAGCAAG AGGATTGGAGTATTTACATGAACACTGCAAACCATCTGTAATTCACAGAGACTTAAAAACATCTAATATCCTTCTCGATTCAAAATTCAACGCTAAG CTTGCAGACTTTGGTCTTGCCGTTACAGAAGGGGCAAATAGTAAAAACATCAAGCTCTCAGGGACATTGGGTTACGTAGCTCCAGAGTATCTTTTAGACG GAAAACTGACGGATAAAAGTGACGTCTATGCTTTTGGAGTAGTACTTTTAGAGCTTCTACTCAGAAGACGGCCTGTTGAAAAACTTACATCATCCGAGTGTCAATCTATCGTCACATGG GCTATGCCACAATTAACAGACAGATCAAAACTTCCGAATGCCATTGATCCTGTGATCAGGGATACAATGGATCTCAAACACCTTTATCAA GTAGCTGCTGTGGCTGTGTTGTGCGTTCAACCTGAACCAAGCTACCGTCCACTGATAACTGACGTTTTACATTCTCTAGTTCCTCTGGTGCCTATTGAACTAGGGGGGACTTTACGAGTAGGAGAAATCAAGGTTGCTGCAACACTTGAACCgtaa